One segment of Anomalospiza imberbis isolate Cuckoo-Finch-1a 21T00152 chromosome 2, ASM3175350v1, whole genome shotgun sequence DNA contains the following:
- the LOC137465880 gene encoding uncharacterized protein: MEFINIFTLGELVAVTMVVLQLILVIVVLRDKRLWRICQNSKHASAARGRLEGQSNVDRAQRSAEMELLHGSSPRGSMSSRRRFPRFIRSCQDSQVLFEEHRKELEAQLSQWPRMQRGCRAAQPEVPVEPGLLGGKESPQGPREERPKAGTDSAAEKDKAKAKRRGSGSALELEHGSGCTAMAWFIPRDVQITEAVGTEGSGSRSSSSSSLGLAFSIQSADPWWGPALPPAPLPRPAGRGRELGRAVGKLQARLGRCLAAWCSRRLLPWCCRRH; the protein is encoded by the exons ATGGAATTCATCAACATCTTCACCCTGGGTGAGCTGGTGGCAGTCACGATGGTGGTGCTGCAGCTCATCCTGGTCATTGTCGTGCTACGGGACAAGCGTCTGTGG AGGATCTGTCAGAACTCAAAGCATGCAAGCGCAGCGAGAGGCCGGCTGGAGGGGCAGAGCAACGTGGACAGAGCACAGAGATCAGCAGAGATGGAGCTGCTCCATGGCAGCTCCCCACGCGGTTCCATGAGCTCCAGGAGGCGTTTCCCAAGGTTCATCCGGAGCTGCCAGGACTCCCAGGTGCTCTTCGAGGAGCACCGCAAGGAGCTGGAGGCACAGCTGTCCCAGTGGCCGAGGatgcagaggggctgcagggcggCCCAGCCTGAGGTGCCCGTGGAGCCGGGGCTGCTGGGGGGCAAAGAGTCACCGCAGGGCCCCAGAGAGGAGCGGCCCAAGGCGGGCACGGACAGCGCGGCCGAAAAGGACAAAGCCAAGGCCAAGAGACGAGGCAGCGGCAGCGCCCTGGAGCTGGAGCACGGCAGCGGCTGCACGGCCATGGCCTGGTTCATCCCCAGGGACGTGCAGATCACCGAGGCCGTGGGCACGGAGGGCAGCggcagccgcagcagcagcagcagctcgcTGGGGCTGGCGTTCAGCATCCAGAGCGCGGACCCGTGGTGGGGCCCGGCGCTgccccccgccccgctgccgcggccggcgggccggggccgggagcTGGGCCGGGCCGTGGGCAAGCTCCAGGCCAGGCTTGGGAGGTGCCTGGCAGCCTGGtgcagccgccgcctcctcccaTGGTGCTGCCGCCGCCACTGA